One Papaver somniferum cultivar HN1 chromosome 10, ASM357369v1, whole genome shotgun sequence genomic window carries:
- the LOC113316943 gene encoding F-box protein At3g07870-like, whose protein sequence is MGNFDMLPFEITLEFLSRVPAETILERKLVSKAWRNVVQHPSFSQRHLDRLNELDSDDSSGNLSLILYTTWSGEEELEPFYYTEYDEHLNRFTRTTRINVRPPFEKYDILHSCNGLICFYAFHDHEKLYPQPAYICNPITREYIVLPIVKRKGFLSGFGCSPSTNEYKAVRICNDRGDPNYGIIQVYTLGSGFEWRNGRKMDYDVICFSPRGVFANGAIHWVDNFKGTVVAFDLADEEFRELPSLPHTVGGVELRALRGFYVLVITMLKCLTYGF, encoded by the coding sequence ATGGGAAATTTTGATATGCTGCCATTCGAAATTACATTAGAATTTTTATCTCGTGTACCAGCCGAAACGATTCTCGAGCGCAAATTGGTTTCTAAAGCGTGGAGAAATGTTGTTCAACATCCATCCTTCTCACAAAGGCACTTGGATCGTCTCAATGAACTTGATTCTGATGATTCTTCAGGTAATTTGAGTTTGATTTTGTATACAACATGGTCTGGTGAAGAAGAATTAGAACCGTTTTACTATACTGAGTATGATGAGCATTTAAATCGTTTTACTAGAACAACAAGGATCAATGTAAGACCTCCATTTGAAAAATATGATATCCTTCACTCATGTAATGGTTTAATCTGTTTCTATGCATTCCATGACCATGAGAAGCTTTATCCACAACCTGCTTACATCTGTAATCCAATCACCAGGGAGTATATTGTGCTTCCAATAGTTAAACGAAAAGGCTTTCTAAGTGGATTTGGTTGCAGTCCTTCAACCAATGAGTACAAAGCTGTTAGAATCTGTAATGACAGGGGAGACCCAAATTATGGAATTATTCAGGTATATACTCTTGGCAGTGGCTTTGAATGGAGAAATGGTAGAAAAATGGACTATGATGTGATATGTTTTTCTCCACGTGGTGTCTTTGCGAATGGAGCTATTCATTGGGTGGACAACTTCAAAGGAACCGTTGTTGCCTTTGATTTGGCTGATGAGGAGTTtcgagaacttccatcactacCTCATACTGTTGGTGGTGTTGAACTACGGGCTTTAAGGGGGTTTTATGTGCTTGTCATCACAATGCTCAAATGTCTGACATATGGGTTTTAA
- the LOC113317422 gene encoding uncharacterized protein LOC113317422, translated as MSLRINPEHDNTIQSYTNEWLTEGGNYNTLKMGACLFWTIWKTRNNITFDKENTIKVNFDGAAGDRGHGCGVIARDYKATIQGCQIKELNYMTAVEAKAQGTLLAVELAVNRGFKDVIIEGDSLIIIDCLRFKHYQQPWRVKNIIGRIKDPKS; from the exons atgagtttgagAATCAATCCAGAACATGATAATACCATTCAAAGCTACACCAATGAATGGCTTACTGAAGGAGGAAACTACAACACTCTAAAGATGGGAGCTTGCTTATTCTGGACTATATGGAAGACTAGAAATAACATCACATTCGACAAAG AGAATACTATAAAAGTGAACTTCGATGGAGCTGCTGGTGACAGGGGTCATGGTTGCGGTGTTATTGCTAGAGATTACAAAGCTACAATCCAAGGTTGTCAGATCAAAGAACTCAACTATATGACTGCAGTAGAAGCTAAAGCACAGGGTACTTTACTTGCGGTGGAATTGGCTGTCAACAGAGGTTTTAAAGATGTTATAATTGAAGGCGACTCTCTTATCATCATCGACTGTCTCAGATTCAAACATTATCAACAACCTTGGCGTGTCAAGAACATAATCGGCAGGATAAAAGATCCAAAGTCCTGA